In one window of Chryseobacterium phocaeense DNA:
- a CDS encoding helix-turn-helix domain-containing protein — protein sequence MDKFSFLEVIAAIAAFTSMLLAVFLLTVKTERKLENRLFAAFLIINAIDISGLFMHLFVDSYNLKAFKISAYLLVMPLFYLYVNAVCYSDFTLQRKHLLHLIPFIAVNLILVPRLYLSEGAAKEDFFKDMWHSPEMFFYQLIAELQYFFYIVMVFSVLKKYKKIYLENYTNPNTLSYKWLSQLTKIFLFIHLCIILKNIVRYSQDRDLFIWLNIVAGTVFLLTSCWFILKALNYPELFRRIDSTLQPAEDFAETLETQIKTDEIKSFQIEQLRNYMVEKEPFLDPSLTIQQLADQVKIPVRDLSVLINHHINQHFFDFVNEYRVKKSMTILKDPTKKEVTVLEILYEVGFNSKSSFHTYFKKYTNQTPTEFRNS from the coding sequence ATGGACAAATTTAGTTTTCTGGAGGTTATTGCAGCGATTGCCGCTTTTACGTCAATGTTGCTTGCCGTATTTCTGTTAACAGTAAAAACAGAAAGAAAATTAGAAAACAGATTATTTGCAGCGTTCCTTATCATTAACGCCATTGATATCAGTGGGCTTTTTATGCACCTTTTTGTGGATAGTTATAATTTGAAAGCTTTCAAAATTTCTGCTTACTTATTGGTAATGCCTCTTTTCTATCTGTACGTTAATGCTGTCTGCTATTCTGATTTCACCTTACAAAGAAAACATTTACTGCATCTTATTCCGTTCATTGCTGTCAATTTAATTTTGGTTCCAAGGCTTTATCTTTCGGAGGGTGCTGCTAAAGAAGATTTTTTTAAAGATATGTGGCACTCTCCTGAAATGTTTTTTTATCAGTTAATCGCAGAACTGCAGTATTTCTTTTATATTGTTATGGTATTTTCGGTCCTCAAAAAATATAAGAAAATTTATCTTGAAAATTACACGAATCCAAATACTTTATCATACAAATGGCTGTCTCAGCTTACAAAGATTTTCTTATTTATCCATTTATGTATTATTTTAAAAAATATTGTAAGATACAGTCAGGACAGAGATCTCTTTATCTGGCTCAATATTGTTGCCGGAACGGTGTTTTTATTAACTTCCTGTTGGTTTATACTAAAGGCTTTAAATTATCCTGAGCTTTTCCGCAGAATTGATTCTACCCTGCAACCGGCAGAAGATTTTGCAGAAACGTTGGAAACCCAAATTAAAACGGACGAAATAAAAAGCTTTCAAATCGAACAGCTTAGAAATTATATGGTTGAAAAAGAACCTTTCCTGGACCCATCGCTAACGATTCAGCAATTGGCGGATCAGGTGAAAATTCCTGTTCGCGATTTGTCGGTATTAATTAACCATCACATCAATCAGCACTTTTTTGATTTCGTAAATGAATATCGTGTTAAAAAATCAATGACTATTCTAAAAGATCCCACAAAAAAAGAAGTAACAGTTTTAGAAATCTTATATGAAGTAGGTTTCAATTCAAAATCTTCATTTCATACCTATTTTAAAAAATATACAAACCAAACGCCCACAGAATTCAGAAACAGCTGA
- a CDS encoding alpha/beta fold hydrolase has translation MKKVSLFIFTLLSIFCFAQLSAVKMDTLLTVEIGRIKQAIEIKTDDVNRPILLFLSGGPGSSMMKNADSFTHILRNKFTIVQWDQRDAGKTLELNPSPIQPSVELMGKDTYEVINFLLKKLNQKKLYLLGSSWGNALGFYMVRNHPELLYAYYAVNPVISQLASEKELLKTLKIHFKDHPVALEELSKVRFPFINDESMFYLRKWLFYKDGKEYVLSDDFKKGFIQWSKTWSPAWNEVMKIDLPKTLKKVNCPVYFFVGQNDIQTLTSITQGYYKQLKAPKKDLFLFENSGHQIHKDESEKFQKTIIETAD, from the coding sequence ATGAAAAAAGTAAGTCTTTTTATCTTCACTCTATTATCAATATTTTGTTTTGCACAATTAAGTGCAGTAAAAATGGACACTCTTTTAACAGTAGAAATTGGCAGAATAAAACAGGCGATAGAAATTAAAACCGATGATGTTAACAGACCCATCCTACTATTTTTATCAGGCGGTCCCGGAAGTTCAATGATGAAAAATGCGGATTCTTTCACCCATATTTTAAGAAATAAGTTTACGATTGTTCAATGGGATCAGAGAGATGCCGGAAAAACATTGGAATTAAATCCTTCGCCCATCCAGCCGTCAGTAGAACTTATGGGAAAAGATACATATGAAGTTATTAATTTCCTTCTCAAAAAACTCAATCAGAAAAAGCTTTATTTGTTAGGAAGCTCCTGGGGAAATGCTTTAGGTTTTTATATGGTTAGAAATCATCCCGAATTATTATATGCTTATTATGCTGTTAATCCGGTAATCAGTCAGCTGGCAAGTGAGAAAGAATTGCTTAAAACATTAAAAATTCATTTTAAAGACCATCCTGTAGCCCTGGAAGAATTGTCAAAAGTACGTTTTCCCTTTATCAATGACGAATCTATGTTTTACTTAAGAAAGTGGCTTTTTTACAAAGATGGTAAAGAATACGTACTCTCTGATGATTTCAAAAAAGGCTTTATCCAGTGGTCAAAAACCTGGTCACCTGCCTGGAATGAAGTGATGAAAATTGATTTACCAAAAACTTTAAAGAAAGTCAATTGTCCGGTTTATTTCTTTGTTGGTCAAAATGATATTCAAACATTAACTTCCATTACACAAGGATACTATAAGCAGTTGAAAGCGCCAAAAAAAGATTTATTCTTATTTGAAAACTCGGGACATCAAATCCATAAGGATGAATCTGAAAAATTTCAAAAAACAATCATTGAAACGGCAGATTGA
- a CDS encoding serine hydrolase domain-containing protein produces MTIKYLSAFLFLALFGCKSVHQTNKQKVETAITKNALQLLEDKRFHSVSVAVLKDGKSIIKHFGELTIGKRNKPNDSTLYELASVTKTFTGYVAAKAVLDKKINLDDDIRIYLKEPYPNLEFKGEPVRIKHLITHTSGFPNFPIKSENKEAFIEGLKRIKIETKPGEVYSYSNTAPELTAYILEKVYEKPFEELVSEFVLKPNKMTQTKFTLNKNDRKRLVKGYNDKNEVMPNFSRTLWGGISGLHSTTTDLVKYMKLQLNKSNRIVNESHQKLYKEGSDFWESYHWYILENGDELIYRHHGGIYGMQNWLMIYPKKNMGISILTNTSFNETGEILEKAAGNLYNDININ; encoded by the coding sequence ATGACTATAAAATATTTATCTGCTTTTCTATTTCTGGCCTTATTTGGATGTAAAAGTGTTCATCAAACCAATAAGCAAAAGGTTGAAACTGCGATTACAAAAAATGCTCTTCAGCTATTAGAGGACAAAAGATTTCATTCCGTTTCTGTTGCAGTACTTAAAGATGGAAAATCTATCATCAAACATTTCGGAGAATTAACTATTGGAAAAAGAAACAAACCGAATGATTCCACACTTTATGAGTTAGCTTCCGTAACTAAGACTTTTACGGGCTATGTGGCCGCCAAAGCCGTACTTGATAAAAAAATAAATTTAGATGATGATATCAGAATCTATCTTAAGGAACCCTATCCCAATTTAGAATTTAAAGGCGAACCTGTAAGAATCAAACACCTTATCACACATACCAGCGGTTTTCCTAATTTCCCCATAAAAAGCGAAAATAAAGAAGCTTTTATTGAAGGATTGAAACGCATCAAAATTGAAACAAAACCCGGAGAAGTATATTCCTATTCTAACACAGCTCCGGAATTGACGGCATATATTCTTGAAAAAGTATATGAAAAACCTTTTGAAGAATTAGTCAGCGAATTTGTTTTGAAACCCAATAAGATGACTCAAACCAAATTTACACTCAATAAAAATGACAGGAAGAGATTGGTAAAAGGTTATAATGATAAAAACGAAGTAATGCCTAATTTCAGTAGAACTTTATGGGGTGGAATTTCAGGACTGCACTCTACGACCACGGACTTAGTGAAATATATGAAATTGCAGCTCAACAAGTCAAATCGTATTGTAAATGAATCTCATCAAAAATTATACAAAGAAGGTTCGGATTTTTGGGAAAGCTATCATTGGTACATCTTAGAAAATGGTGATGAATTAATTTACAGACATCACGGAGGTATATACGGAATGCAGAACTGGCTTATGATTTATCCAAAAAAAAATATGGGAATATCCATATTGACGAACACCAGTTTTAATGAAACGGGAGAAATTTTAGAAAAAGCAGCTGGTAACTTATACAATGATATAAATATAAACTAA